One segment of Radiobacillus kanasensis DNA contains the following:
- a CDS encoding transposase — MPEKTITITAKIKILPTEKEKELLLDTIRAVREALNYASSEAFNKKIFSNIQLHKHTYHPMRSKFGLRSQMANSVNKTVCAKYKSMKSNGVTNTKVMFKNPEYDLVWNRDYSLKKAVFSVNTLKGRISVPFETKGMEHFFDGEWKFGTAKLVTKKGKFFLHIPMTKAFEASENIDNIVGIDLGINFVATVYDQNGKTTFFSGKQIKQKRGHYKMLRKQLQQKQTASARRRLSKIGQRENRWMTDVNHCITKALVSQYGPNTLFVLEDLSGIRTATEKVRKSNRYVSVSWSFGQFSNFIEYKSLMNQSEVLFVDPAYTSQTCPKCSHRDKTNRHKKIHTFCCKRCEYRSNDDRIAAMNLYQKGSQYLRESSQQAG, encoded by the coding sequence ATGCCCGAAAAAACCATTACGATCACGGCAAAAATAAAAATCTTACCAACTGAAAAAGAGAAAGAACTTCTCCTTGACACGATTCGTGCAGTGAGAGAAGCGTTGAACTATGCCTCCAGCGAAGCTTTCAATAAGAAAATTTTCTCGAATATCCAGCTACACAAACATACGTATCATCCTATGAGAAGTAAGTTCGGTCTCCGTTCTCAAATGGCTAATAGCGTGAACAAAACCGTTTGTGCCAAGTACAAATCAATGAAATCAAATGGCGTTACGAATACGAAGGTTATGTTTAAGAATCCGGAGTATGATTTAGTGTGGAATCGGGATTATTCTCTCAAAAAAGCAGTATTCTCCGTAAACACATTGAAAGGAAGAATTTCTGTCCCCTTCGAAACGAAGGGAATGGAACATTTCTTCGACGGAGAATGGAAATTTGGTACGGCTAAACTGGTCACGAAAAAGGGAAAATTCTTTTTACACATTCCGATGACCAAAGCGTTCGAAGCAAGTGAAAATATAGACAACATTGTCGGAATTGATCTAGGTATTAATTTCGTAGCGACCGTTTATGATCAAAATGGAAAAACGACCTTCTTTAGTGGCAAGCAAATTAAACAAAAGCGTGGCCACTATAAAATGTTACGCAAGCAACTGCAACAGAAACAAACAGCCTCAGCAAGAAGAAGACTATCAAAAATTGGTCAACGAGAAAACCGTTGGATGACAGATGTAAACCACTGCATCACCAAGGCACTCGTTAGTCAATATGGTCCGAATACATTGTTTGTTTTAGAAGATCTTTCTGGCATAAGAACAGCAACCGAAAAAGTTCGTAAAAGTAATCGATACGTATCCGTATCCTGGTCTTTTGGCCAGTTTAGTAACTTCATAGAATACAAGTCTTTAATGAACCAATCGGAGGTTCTGTTTGTCGATCCAGCCTATACGTCTCAGACTTGTCCGAAATGCAGTCATCGCGATAAAACAAACCGCCATAAAAAGATCCACACCTTCTGTTGTAAAAGGTGCGAATATCGTTCTAATGATGATCGCATTGCTGCGATGAATCTCTATCAAAAGGGAAGTCAGTACCTTAGAGAATCTAGCCAGCAAGCTGGGTAG
- a CDS encoding SRPBCC family protein: METGKKETISVETTVHVPVEKVWEYWTAPEHIKQWSNASDDWHAPKAENDLRTGGKFLTRMEAKDGSFGFDFTGIYDEVKQHELISYTMEDGRKVEISFIARDNDTKVMETFEAEDTNSMEMQKTGWQSILDNFKKYSESFQTS, encoded by the coding sequence ATGGAAACGGGTAAGAAGGAAACTATTTCGGTTGAAACCACTGTTCATGTACCAGTTGAAAAAGTGTGGGAGTATTGGACGGCACCAGAGCATATCAAGCAATGGTCGAATGCTTCGGATGATTGGCATGCGCCAAAAGCGGAAAATGATTTAAGGACTGGCGGCAAATTCCTTACAAGAATGGAAGCGAAGGACGGTAGCTTTGGATTTGATTTTACTGGCATTTATGATGAAGTGAAGCAACATGAGTTAATTTCTTACACGATGGAGGACGGTAGGAAGGTTGAAATTTCGTTTATTGCTCGGGATAATGACACGAAAGTAATGGAAACCTTCGAAGCGGAAGACACCAATTCCATGGAGATGCAAAAGACAGGATGGCAGTCAATTCTGGATAATTTCAAAAAGTATAGTGAGAGTTTCCAAACATCTTAG
- a CDS encoding VOC family protein, translated as MQKIVPHLWYDKEAKEAAQFYIGLFENSELLHVTVLEDTPSGDSEIVSFKLAGQEFQAISAGPYFTFNPTISLMVACDSVEEVDVKWRALVDGGAELMPLGEYPFSKWYGWVRDRYGLSWQLMLVDEGQTTQKITPNMLFSGESCGMAEEAITFYTEIFDNVEVGVVSKYEPGEAQSAKAKVKYADFNLYGVNYSN; from the coding sequence ATGCAAAAAATAGTTCCGCATTTATGGTACGACAAGGAAGCTAAAGAAGCCGCTCAGTTTTATATTGGTCTATTTGAGAATTCAGAGCTATTACATGTGACCGTTTTGGAAGACACTCCTTCTGGCGATTCAGAAATAGTAAGCTTTAAACTTGCTGGGCAGGAATTCCAAGCAATAAGTGCAGGTCCTTACTTCACATTTAATCCTACTATATCGTTAATGGTAGCTTGCGACAGTGTGGAAGAAGTAGATGTCAAATGGAGGGCATTAGTAGACGGTGGGGCTGAATTAATGCCACTTGGGGAGTATCCGTTTAGCAAATGGTATGGCTGGGTCAGGGATAGATATGGTTTGTCGTGGCAGTTGATGCTGGTAGATGAAGGCCAGACTACACAAAAGATTACGCCAAATATGCTTTTCTCCGGGGAATCATGTGGTATGGCGGAAGAAGCAATAACGTTCTACACAGAAATATTTGATAACGTAGAAGTAGGTGTAGTCAGCAAATATGAACCTGGTGAAGCCCAGTCAGCGAAGGCAAAAGTGAAATATGCTGATTTTAATCTTTACGGCGTCAATTACTCCAACTAA